CTATCTACAGCATACAACTTCGATACCACACAAAAAGCACCAAAGAAAGTTACAAGTTGAAGAAGATTTTAGATCTCTTCACATATTAGTCCGCATTGACTCAAGGAAAGAGCGAAACGGTTAGCGAGTCGATATGTATAGTGGACTCTCAAAAGTTAATATTCAACAAgagttaaaatttaataaaaccAACTTTGTTCCAAGTACTTAAGCTAATATTTTCAagatataaatttaataattttttaacaaaGAATTCCTTTGCAGCACTAAAAGGATTTTTCCAAAGTAAACATACACCATATTTACAACATTGTCAAATATTATTGGTGACTTAAGGGTTTTGCAATCATAATGGTGTCAAATCATTCAAAACCATTTAATTTCTCTCTATAAATTATCTTTTGCTTTGCCAATAAAAAGGAAAGAGCTATGGGCAGTAGtaaacatttttttattataaaaggCTAATAAATGGTTTTATAGGCGATTTGGTAACGTTGGTAAGTGAATAAACTTACAATTTATTGAATTATTGATAGTTCTTCTCCACCTTGAATATCAACTATTAGAATTTAACTCTACTCCAGGTATTCTTCTAGGCATCCAAATTTCCAAGTCTCTGTCGCTTTCAAATGTTAAAATCACTCTTCTCTCTCTATCTTTCTCTTACATGCTCATCTTTCTCTCTTATATGCTCAGGATTTTGCAATCAATTCAGAAATTCTCACCTATAACGTTATCAAAGACAACCCCTAACATGTCTTAAAATAGAATTATTTAGTATGTGAATGAAATGAGCACCATTTGAACAAAATGAATATAGAAGATTGTATAACTTAggttcttcttttttatttttaaataatcgTGTTGTCTGGTCCAGCTAGCGGACACCTCGACTAATTTCACAGGATACCTCCCACCTCCCACCAACAACAGATACCACGTAGCTCTATCCATCAAGGCTAGAACATTTGGAAAGAACAGTGTTTTGTCTTTGCAGAAATTTGAACCTAACACCGCAATGCTCGAAAGGTGCCAAGCTTGCGATTGAGGAATAATAGATTTGTAcaatttagttttttaaaaaaactgctGTCATCACCACCACCATCACAAGAACCCCGACCCCCCTGAAACAAATAATCTTATCCCCAAAAGCAAAAATACCAGAAAAaagcaacaaaaaaaatgacTGGAAATTCATAACAACCACATTTCAATTCAGCCTTTAACCTACCTACACCACCGTGAAACCAACCCAGGGGTTTAGGGTATGACATATAAAAGATCACAAAAAATTGATCTTTACACAACCAATAGCAAATTCAAATCGCCTTTGAGATTTTCAAAAGCATATGAAACTCGTTATATAAAATTGTATCACGATGTCACATCACTTGTTATTGCGCGAGAAAATACAgaaataatacaaaatattaTAGCTTCAAATTCGAAATGACGGATCTAAATCAACAATCGGACACATAATtcagaaaggaaaaaaattaactgAAGATCACTATGGAGTATAGAATTCAACttttatgattatatatatatatatatatatatatatatatatatatatatatttataggaTCCAGAAGAAAGTGAAATTTTACCTTATAGACAATGTTGAAAGCTGCTCGTAATAGGGTCCTCgcagttgatttttttttaattttattttatttttttgcagtTGATTTTGGAGGGGGTCTTCCTTGTCAATCTTTAAACAATGGgttagaaatcaattttttttgttttcattattattctctcttttttatttatattttggatattttaaaaattactaaTACCTGAATTAGGGAAAAAGAACACTATTCGATTAACGATTGAAAAAAACACTATTCGATTTTATGATTTTGGTATGGATAAATCAATAATCCAAtaagattatattaaaattagtattttactcttatttatttaatagTGTCTTTAACATTTTACCGATTCTATTTCCTAaattttagtattactttcggTAGTAGGCAACACAAATTAGTCTCTTTGTCTCTCTATTGCAACACATTTTTTGTTCTCAACACAAATTAGTAGTATCATCTCTTTACTCAATTTTAGATTTGATTGTGACAAAGACATACATTTGATGTAGTTTTTGCAATTTATTGCATgtattagttttttttaaggAATTCGAACAATTATGTCTTAAAAACAAAAGTGATAAGTGTAGAGCTTTGTGTTGCACTTTTATTCTTGttactatttctattttatgaacTTAGTGTATATATGATTATATGAGCATTTTTTATCggttaaaatgaaaaaagaacaGTTAAGGAccaaaaatcaataataaatagtttattgatttgtttatcaATTTAGCGTGTTCAcaaatcaaaaatcaataaaatcgAACCAAAAACCATAAAATGAAACCAATCGATACGCTTAAACGTTCCAGATTAATTATTATTGATAAAAAGGGCAATCCGATGCTCTAAATCTTCCGCTATGCTCaaggtccggggaagggcccgaccacttaattattattgatacttccatcaaaatattcattattTTGCTTAGGAATATGCATAGGTGAGGAAGTAGACGAGTTCGGGACTTCCATTTGGAGTGGCTTAGAGTGCCCTCGTTGACATCTTCCTTTTGTTGAAGAGCATACAACTCCACATGGCATCCCAGAACAAATGGGTAGTTTTGAACATTTGATATCGTTTGCTCATGGGCAAAACTTTAAGTTTTTGATTTTTGACTTTAAAGATTTGTCCATAAAAAAAAAGCAGGGTCAAAATTCAAAACGAATTATCTCCAAAATTATTGGAGTTATTTTCTAGGGAAAAAAAAGTTCACCAATTATATATCAAACTGATCGACAAGTTACATAAtctgaattaattatttcatattgaataACAAGTGGACTTATTCTAGGGACCAAGTCGGACCTCATATTTTTGAACTAAAAATTAGTAACTCTTTTCTCGAAATAAAAAGAAACCTTAGAGGTGGGTCAAACCATCTATTAAATAACATTAATTCACCTtattatattatcaattttgtttcttattttttaatagtATATACTTAAGTAGAGGCCTCCATATGTTGCTATTAGAAAACCAAGGCAATAAAACAAATGCGTCTTAACAAACAGGAAAAGCACCTTTCAACTCTAATAATTTGCCATTTGACAGGATATTCCTTCTCCCTTTCATATAAAAATATGCAATTGACATCCCAACTTCCTTGTATATAAAAACTAGGTACTAACCCAAAGCACATATCCTATTCCATTCTTTGTTTATTGCACAAGGCATAATATCCATCTTTTACGACTAGGACCAGTAAGGCATCTAATCCCTATTCGCTCACACgaatacacacacaaaaacaaTGTGTAGGAAGAGAAAAGCTGAAGGAGTAGCAAAGACTCATGATGATCAACGACCCCGAAAGAGATTTGTTGGAGTTAGACAAAGGCCATCAGGCAGATGGGTTGCTGAAATAAAAGACACCATACAGAAAATAAGAGTATGGCTTGGGACTTTTGACACTGCTGAAGAAGCAGCAAGAGCTTATGATGAAGCTGCTTGCTTGCTTCGCGGAGCCAATACTCGCACGAATTTCTggccttcttcttctccttccacTTCAGCTCTGCCTCCGAAAATCACTAAACTTCTTCTTAGCAGGCTCAGAGAACGAAATAATTCCACTGCTGCAGGtgctaatgatgatgatgattcaTCCAATTCTAACTCTCTGGCTGAAATTGGTCATCAGCAGCAGAAGCCGGAAGAAGAATTTGGAGACAGAGTAGCTGATTTTTCAGATTCGCCGTATACTGATTATCTCAATTACCCTGAAGATCATATAACTGATAACAACGCGATCGCTAATGTAAGTGCAACTACAAGAGCATTAACAAGCATCGCGCAAAGTGGCTATAATCAGGAATTTAATATTCAGCCTGTGAATAACTATGAGAGCTCGAGCACGGAGATTATTGAGATAGGAGAGGCAATTACTACTGATGTAGAAGATATAGAATCCAATATTGACTTCCAATTTCTTAACGAAATTGGATCTTGTTACTATTCGCCATTTGATTTAGCTGAAGAGCTATCAATGGTGGAGACAATGGAACAGGGGATGGATTTTGGGGAAGAAACATCAATGGTAAGTGAGGCAATGAGGAGGATGAATTACGAGAGGAAGTTTTCAGCTTCTCTCTATGCTTTCAATGGGATCACTGAATGTTTGAAGTTGAAGATGAAATCTGGAAGCGTAACACAGTCTGAGCAATTATCCAGGCTACAAAATGCGTGCAAAAGGAACCTCGAGAAGGAGAAGGAAAATGAAGAATGCAATGGAATGACTGATCAGAAGAAGGATGAAGGGAATTCATCGGAAGTACCATTTCCATCGATGGAGAGTGCTTATGACAGTGAATTCTCCCTATGGAGCTCTATTGATCTCCCACCAATATGCTTTGTTCGTTGAGAATATTGGCAGAATCATTTGTTTTCAACTGTAGAATGTGCAAGTTGAAATTTGTGTTAATTAGTATGTTTtc
The sequence above is a segment of the Solanum dulcamara chromosome 11, daSolDulc1.2, whole genome shotgun sequence genome. Coding sequences within it:
- the LOC129872856 gene encoding ethylene-responsive transcription factor ERN1-like, translated to MCRKRKAEGVAKTHDDQRPRKRFVGVRQRPSGRWVAEIKDTIQKIRVWLGTFDTAEEAARAYDEAACLLRGANTRTNFWPSSSPSTSALPPKITKLLLSRLRERNNSTAAGANDDDDSSNSNSLAEIGHQQQKPEEEFGDRVADFSDSPYTDYLNYPEDHITDNNAIANVSATTRALTSIAQSGYNQEFNIQPVNNYESSSTEIIEIGEAITTDVEDIESNIDFQFLNEIGSCYYSPFDLAEELSMVETMEQGMDFGEETSMVSEAMRRMNYERKFSASLYAFNGITECLKLKMKSGSVTQSEQLSRLQNACKRNLEKEKENEECNGMTDQKKDEGNSSEVPFPSMESAYDSEFSLWSSIDLPPICFVR